The DNA region CTCTCGACCTCCTCCGCTGCCCGTTCTGCGGCACCCGCCTGTCGGTAATCGAGAACGCCGCGCTCGACCGCGGGCGGGACCGCATCGAATCCGGCGTTCTGGGCTGCGAGTGCTGCGCCTTCCCGGTGGTCGCAGGGATTCCGGTCCTGATCGCCGACGACGCGACACGGGATGCGATGCACGCGCTGGAGGCGGGACGGCGCGACGACGCCCTCCACATGCTGCGCGGCCTGGAGGGCGCGCGGCTCGACGCGTTTCGCGAGATGACCTCGGTTGCCGGCCGGGCGACGTATCGCGATCTCCTCGGCGTGCTCTGCCTGGACGCCGAGGCGGACTATATGCTTCATCGGTTCTCGGACCCGACCGCCCTGCTCATCGAGGCGTTGCTCGACGCGCTGGGACACCGCGGGCATCCGGCCGGCGGCGGCGACCGAACTTGCCGCGTCGGCCCGCAGGCACACGCCGGCGCCGGAGCATCCGACCGACGGGGGCGCGGCGCGGCTCCACCCCGCCGCGCACTCGACCTGTGCGGCGGCTCAGGCCATCTCACCCGCATGCTGCTGCGTCAGCCCGCGTGCGCGGGCGCGGTCCTCGCCGACGTCCACTTCTGGAAGCTCTGGCTCGCCGCCCGCATCCTGGCCCCGCGCTGCGAGCCCATCTGCTGCGACGCCAACAGCCCGCTGCCGTTCGCGGACGACCGGTTCGCGATGGTACTTCTGAGCGACGCGTTTCCCTACATCTGGCACAAGCGGCTGCTCGCCGGCGAGATGCAGCGGGTCGCGACCGGCGACGGCGTGATTGCCATGCCGCACCTGCACAGCGCCCACGGCGAGAACTACTCCGCCGGCGACACCCTCTCGCCCGCCGCCTACTCGAACCTCTTCGCAGCGCTGAAGCCCAGGCTCTTCGACGACCGACATCTCCTGGACCGCGTCCTCGACGACCGGGTCCTCGATCTCGCGAACCACACGCTACCGGCCGCATGCGGCGACACGCCGTCGATAACCCTCGTGGCCAGCCGCGATCGCGGGCTGTACCGGCACTACCCGGTGGCCGACCCGCTCGACGTGACCGGCGTGCTGGCGGTCAACCCGCTCTACCGCGTCGACTACGCGGAGGGCGTCTCGCGGCTCACGCTCACCTTTCCGACCGCGGAGTACGAGGACGAGTTCGCGCTCGTCAAGCGGTACCTGCCGGCGAGCGTCACCGTCGACGCCGACCTGCGGGGCAAGATCGCCCCCGCCGACATCGGAGACCGGCACGCCGAGCTTCGTCGACGACGAGTGCTGCTCGACCTACCAAGCCGTTACTGTTGACCGGTCCTCCCGAAACAGCATTGAGTACCAGACCACCGAGTTTCCACGTCGCGGCCCTGTACTCGATACCTGCACGCGCCGCGCTCAGTCCTGAAGAATCCGAAACGGGTGGTTCCCGGCTTCCCATGCCCGCATATCCGTCCACAACGTCGTCGCCTGCAAGTCGGCTGGCGTAAAGCCGGAGCGGAGAATGCTCGAAATGTGCTCCTGGCCGACACCCGCTCCGACGTTGCCGAGAACACGGCCCAGTCCTATTCTCAGAATACGCGCCATGTCGTGGCCGCGAACGACACGCCATGGATCAGCAACCGGCAACTGTCCGATGCACCGTTCCACAACTTCTTCATCGCACGTTGAACCATCCTTCACCACTGCGTGAAGCAATCCCTGCTCGTCCACCGCGCACGTCTCGACATCGACGAAACGCGGTACGCGAATTGCGGAACTGTCGATATCGAGCCCGTCGCGCAGGGCTGCGAACCTCAGTCGTCCGAAGACCAGTGCCCGTTCCAGCAACGCGCCGCGCACATCCGTTCCCGCATCTCTTTCGAACCGGCCGATCTTCGATTCGTCACCGTATTCCGCAAGCACCTTTTCGAAAGCGGACGAGCGACAAAGAAGACACTCCAGATCGTGACCGTCCGTTCCCACCACGTTCGGCGTACCGAAGTCGACATCCATCAGGCTGTCACAGTCATCGTCCACAATCCCCAATACTCCGTCGATCCTCTCACCATCGAGCCTTCGAATACCACCGATGACATTGTGCTTGCCTTCACCATCCACGAGCTCACACTCTTCGCACCTCCTCGGTCGCCAGAATCGCATATCCGTCACGCCCTCGACAACCAGAAATGCGCCGGCGTGTTCCGTGCGCATCATCTTGATCTCCGAGGCGATCGTGCCCGGATCTTTGTGGCCGGTCGGCATTCAGGCAGGATCCCCCAGAGCAACCATCAAGTCGTCTCTGTCGCCGACGACGTACGGCGAATGCGTCGCGACCAGCACGTCGAAATTCGACAGTTCGACGATCTTCAGCAAGTCGGGAAGAAAGCGCTTCTGCCAGGCCACGTGGAGGGAAAGCTCGGGCTCGTCGACGAGCACTATCGTGTTGGACCGAACCCTGAACAGCAGGTCGTAGTGGAGGACCAGCTCCTGTTGCTCTCCCGACGAGAGCGCCCGTAGCGCCAGGTCTTGGCCCATACCGCTCCTGGCGACGAATCCGTGCTCTCTATCCAGCGCGATCCTCTTGTGTCGATATTTCTGATTCACGTTATCCAGAAGAACGTGAACGCGTCTTGCGAGATCTTCCAGCACCTGCAGTTTCCGCTCGGTGTCCTGAATGTACAGGGTCATGACCCGGATCCGCGCGGTATCCATGTCGCCGAGCTTGTCGACCGGGAATGGATGTGTGGGGGTCTCGTCCAGGACTCCGATTCTCTTCAACTCCTCCGTCTTGCGATCCAGTTCGGACATCCGTTCCTTGAGTTCGTCGACGGCCAGCTCATCCGTCGCCGAAATCAAGCGCTGCGGGAAGGACTGGTCAAGCGCCTGGGACTCGCGGCCGTACTGAACCATCTTATCGGCGATCCGTCGCCGGAAATGCTCACTGCATTCGTCCACCGCGAAGATGGGTGGTTCACGCCGTAGCGATCTCCGGTAGCCGAAGCGCGAAAAGGCGCTCAAGTCCGTCCGCACCAGGCGCTGGGCCTCGATGAAGTGGGCGCGAGCGTGCCCGAGAAATTTGTCGAACCAGATCGTCTGCTCTCCGTCGGTGTCTCCCTCCGAGTATCGTGAGACAACTTCCGAAGCGTCGAGCACTAGGTCATCGCGCATGTCGATCCAGGCGTCGGCGGTCCCAGGGTGCGGACGCAGATAGTCGATCTTCGCCGCTATCCTGCCTGCCGGGGACAATTCGTCGAGGCTTGCCGAGTGCGGCCGTCCTTGTGTGAACAACCGCAGTTTGTAGCCGCCGCCGGGCTCTTCGCCCGTAGCCGTCACTTCCACGGTACTGCCATCACGAAACTCCAGGAAGAAGCGGGAGAACGGAATGCCACGAATATAGCCGAGGCGCCGCCTGAGCAGCGCGTCGACCATCCCCAGAACGACTGTCTTGCCAACGCCGTTGGGGCCATGCAGAAGCGTGACTCGATCCTCGAGCTTGAGGTGAATGTCGTGGTTGTAGGTCCCGAAGAGGCCGTCCACCGCGATGCGCTGCAGCCTCAGCAACTCCGATTCGGCCATTGAATCAGTCCCAGCCTCCGAATTTGGACATCGCTTTCAGTCTAGCATCGCATGCGTCGCGCGCGAACTGCTCAGGGGACCATCCTCTCGCCGGAATCCTCCGCGTCCCCGAACGCGTCGAGGAGCAACGGCAGCAGCGCGTCCATGCGGGCCAGCGTCGCCCCGCCCGGCGGCAGGCCGTCCGCGAACCCGCTACCCCGCAAGCGATCCAGCAGCGCCGGACGGCTGGCGACAACGTGCACCGGCACGTCCCAGGAGGCGCCTTCGCCGCTCACCAGGGCCGGCGGCTGGTGGTCGCCGACCAGGATCATCACGAGGTCGCGGTCTCCGCGCAGCCGCAGGTACCCCCCTACCGTCGCGTACGCGTAGCGGAGCGCCTGCACGTAGCTCGGACCCAGGTTCATCCAGTCCGGCTGCTCGGACCAGGCTGCCCACAGCTCGTCGTCGTCATAGGGCCGCGCCGAGACCACCCGCTCCCAGTCGGGTTGGTACGGCGGTGCCGGAGTGAAGGGCGCATGGGTGGTGATGGTCGTGAAGAAGACGAATCGCGGCTCTCGGTCGCGCGGCTCGATCTCCAGGCGATCGACGCGGGCCAGCGCGTACTGGTCGTTGATGCTCCACCAGCCGAACGGCGGCCCGCGGTAGTCGAGCCGGTCGTGGTCGTAGATCTCGTCGAACCCGTAGAAGGCGCCCTCGGGCCAGGGGACGAGCAGACCCGGCGCTATCGCCAGCGCGCGATAGCCCCCGCGCTGGAACACCGTCACCAGCGTGTCGCGCTCCTGCGCCATCAGCCGCACGTTGCTCCGGTCGTCGCGCACCTCGGTGCCGGACAGCAGGCTGATGTGGGCGAGCCACGACTCGCCGCCGAAGGTCGTCGACTCAACCCGCGCCGAGACGACCTCCCGTGCCGTGTCCCGAATGTCTGCCGTCAACTGCGCCCGACTCGCGGCGAGCGCCTCCACGAACGCCGGGCGCTCCCAACTGACGACGCCGTACGACTCCATGAAGACGAGCAGCACGTCGGCCCCCGCCACGCGCGAGAGGTCCGAGCGCAGCACCGGCGGGGGTCCGAGCGCCGCGACCCCGGCGCCGCTCATCTCGTAGGCCAGCTCGTACGCCTCGCGGGCGTAGGCGGAGGCGACCGGATCGGCGAACCGCAGGCGCTCCACCGGCCGCCAGCCGGCCTGCTCCGCGGCGAAGAGCGCCGCCAGAAGCCCCGCGGCGGCGCCGAGCAGCCGCCTCCCCGCCGGAGCCTCCACCGCACGGGCGATACGGCCGACGCACCAGCGTGCGGCGGCATAGACGGCGACGGGCGCGGCGACCGCCGTCCCCAGGAACAGCGCCATCTGCCACGGCTCGGCCACCGTCGCGAACATCGCGCCCACGCTGGGCACGTGGCGCAGGTCCCAGTAGGGATTGACGTCCCGCCCATAGAGCGCGCGCGTCGTGACGTCCACGTAGCGTCCGGCGAGCAGCAGCACCCAGACGACGGCCGCCCCCCGCAGGAACCGCGCGGAGACGCGGCCGGTCCACCACCGGAGGCACACGAGGCCCAGAATCGCCGCCGCCAGATCCGGCGACACCTCGGCGGTCGGGCGGACGGCCAGCGTCGGCCAGACGTTGCGGAAGGTCAGCGACAGGTTGAGGAGCAGAATCGCGCCGGCGACCGCAACCCACGCGCCGAGATGCCGGAGGGCGTCTCGCGGCGCGACGCGCGGCCGCCGCAATCCCGGGGCACGCGCAGGACGCGAGGCGTCTGCGGACACGAACGCCGCCTACCTGAGGCTGAACGGCAGCGCCCGGCCGCCGATGGTCAGTGCGAGCAGGCTGCCGAGCACCGGCGGCCCGAAGCCGTTCGTCAGATACCCCAGACCCGTGAACATGATGCCGCTCGCGAAGTGGAAGTTGAGCACCATGAGCAACGCCAGGCCGGCCGTGACGCGCACGCTGAAGCCGACAATCAGGGCCGCGCCGGCGGCGAACTCCGCCAGCGGCACGACGCGCGCGAAGAGCGGGGCGAACGGGATGCAGATCGTTTCGAGGTACCAGAGGCTGTTGCCGGAAGTGAGCTCGCGCCAGCGCTCCAACTCGGCCAGCAGCGGGACGCTGCTGAGCAGCCAGCCGACCTTCTGCCCCGCCATCAGGATCAGGAACAGCCCCATGAACATCGACAACGCTCGCAGGCCGACGCCCGCACCAGTACCCTGGAAGGACATGCTGGCCATTGTAACCGCGCGCGGTTCCATCCCAGAATGGGAATGCGTGGAGAAGACCGCCGTCCCGCCGCCCCCCGGTCGCATCGCAACCGCTCTTCGTCCCTCCCGACGCCGCGGTCGCCGCAACCAGGGACCTGTCGCGTGAGCGCCCTGCGCCGCGCCGCGGGGCTGGCGCGCTCCCTGCTCGTGTATCACGCGATTCCGGGACGGCAGCGAAGACTCCGGCGCCTGTACCGGCAGTTCGTGACGCCCGGCGATCTGGTCTTCGATCTCGGGGCCCACGTCGGCAACCGGACGCGGGCGTTCCGCGCGCTCGGATGCCGCGTCGTCGCGCTCGATCCGCAACCCGACTGCGCCCGCCTGCTGCGCGCCGTCTTCCGCCGGGCGCGCGGCGTCACCGTGGTCGAGTCGGCGGTCGGGGCAACCGACGGCCGGCTGCAACTGACGATCAACGAACGCCATCCCACCCTGAGCACCGCGGCGGACGGATGGCGCGCGGAACGGGAACGCGACCCCCGCTTCGCGAACATCCGCTGGAACCATACCGTGACGGTTGCGTGCACGACCCTGGACGGACTGATTGCCCGCTTCGGCGAGCCCGCCTTCGTGAAGGTCGACGTCGAGGGCAGCGAGCCCGACGTGCTGGCGGGTCTCGGACGGCCGCTCGCGAGCCTGTCGTTCGAGTATCTGCCGGGCGCACTCGACGCCGTGCGCGCCTGCGTGGCGCGGCTCTCCTCCCTGGGCCGCTACCGGTACAACTGGTCGCCGGGCGAGTCGTTCGAGCTCGCCGGGCCCGACTGGCTGACCGGCGACCGGCTGGCCGCGGTCCTGGCGACGGCCGCCGCCCAGCGTCGCTCGGGCGACGTCTACGCCCGTCTGGACGAGGGGGACGGCGGGCGATGACGGCGCGCTTCGACCCCACCCACGTGCAGCGGTACTACGACCGTCACACCGCGACGTTCCTGCGCTACGGGCAGGGCGGCGGCGCCGGCGCCATCCACCGCGCGGTGTGGGGACCGGGCGTCGAATCCCGGGAGGCGGCGTTCCACTACGTCGAGGACCGCATCGCCGATCAGCTTCGCGCCGCCTTGCCGGCCGGGACCGAACCCTCGGTCGTCGACCTCGGCTGCGGCGTCGGGGGCAGTCTCTGCTATCTCGCCGGGCGGCTCCCGATCCGCGGCGCCGGCGTCACGTTGAGCCCGCTGCAGGCCCGTCTCGCCACCGAGCGCATCCACGCCGCCGGCCTCCACGATCGCATCCGCTGTCTGGAAGGCGACTACGCGGACCCCGGGCTCGCGCTGCCCGCCGCGGACCTGGCGTACGCCATCGAGTCGTTCGTCCACGGACCCGACCCCGCCGGCTTCTTCGCCCAGTGTGCGCGCGTCGTCCGGCCGGGCGGCCTGCTGCTCATCTGCGACGACGTCCGGCGCGCGGGCGGCGGCGCCGCGGCACGCCGCAGCATCGAGCGCTTCCGCCGCGGGTGGCGCATCAACACCCTGCCGGACCGCGAGACGCTTCGCGCCCTTGCCGCAGAGGCGGGATTCGAGCACCGCTCGACCGACGACCTGACGCCGTTCCTCGAGACGGGGCGACCGCGCGATCGCGCGATCGCACTGCTCGCGGCGCTGGTCGGCTGGCTCCCGGTCGACGCGCGGCTCGGCCACCTGACGGGCGGCAGCGCGCTCCGGACCTGCCTGCGCCGCGGCTGGATCGGATACGATCTCGCGCTGTTCCGGCGCGCCGGCGGTCCGGCCACGGCCCATGCCTGACGATCCGATCCCGCACTGGCAGTCGCTGACCGGCCCCGAGGCGGCGCAGTTCGCCCGCCGCGATCCGGTTCTCGTGCTGCCGCTGGCCGCCATCGAGCAGCACGGCCCCCACCTGCCGCTGTCGACCGACGCCGACATCGGACGCGGCCTGCTGGCGCGCGCCATGACGCGGCTGCCCGCCGACTTCCCGGTCCGTGTGCTGCCGCCGCTGCCGATCGGCGCCAGCACCGAGCATGCCCATGCGGGACTCGCCGGCACGCTCCACGTCGAGTCCGGCGACCTCGCCGCGGTGATAGTGCGCCTCGGCGCCGCCCTGGCCGGGTACGGCGTCCGGCGCCTCGTGCTGAGCAACAGTCACGGTGGGAACCGCCATGCCATGGAGACCGCGGGGCTGCAGCTTCGGCGCGAGCATGGCCTGCTGGTCGTCAAGGCCACCTACTTCTCGTTCGCGCCGGCGCCGGACGTCGACCTCCCGGATTCGGAATGGCGGCACGGGCTGCACGGGGGCGCGGTCGAGACGGCGATGATGCTGCACCTGCATCCGGACCGGGTGCGGACCGAACAGGTGGCGCGCTTCGCGTCCCTGGGCCAGGAGCTCGAGGCCGCCGGCTCTGGAATCCTCCCGGAGGGATCGGCGGCGTTCGCGTGGGTGGCGGGCGATCTGAACCCCCGCGGCGTCACCGGCGACGCCCGTCTCGCCACCGGGGAGATGGGCCGGCGGCTGGTGGAGCACTACGGCGACACGCTGGCGGCGATCATCCGCGACACCCGGGCGTTTCCGGTCGAACGACTCGCCTGAACGGGCGCCGGCCCGCCTACTTGGTTGGGGGCGCGCCGGACAGCATGTCCTCGAGCCAATGGCCGGCGCGCTGCAACTTCGCCTTCACGTAGGGCAGGTTGTGGCGGTTGAGGGTGCCGTACAGGGGACGGCGGTCGTACACCTCGATGCCCCCGCTCTGCAACGCGTCCATCTTCGCGGGATTGTTCGTCAGCAGCAACACCCGCTTCACGTCCAGCTCCTTGAGCATCGCCACCGCCGCGACGTACTCCCGCTCGTCGGCGCCGAAGCCGAGCACGCCGTCGGCGTCGACCGTGTCGAGGCCATGCTCCTGCAGCGTGTACGCGCGCAGCTTGTTGGCCAGCCCGATGTCGCGTCCTTCCTGGCCCATGTACAGCAGCACGCCGCCGCCGGACCGGGCGAAGTGCCGCAGGCTGCCCCGCAATTGCTCTCCGCAGTCGCACCGCAGGCTGCCGAAGAGATCTCCCGTCAGGCACGCCGAGTGGATGCGGACCGGCACCGGATCCGGCCAGTCGCCCTGGCGCCCCACCAGCACCGCCACGTGCCCGAGCAACCCGTGCGCCTCGCGAAAGAAGACGAAGCGGGCATACTCGGCCTCGGCCAGCGGGACGGGTCCCTCGCTGACCTGCGTGACGCGCACGTCCACGCTGCGGGCCATCTCCTCGATCTGCGCGCTCGTCACCGACAGCGTTGCCCCGCTGGCGATGCGATCGCGCAACGGCACGGAGTCCCGGGCATCGGCCGCCACGCTCACCACCGCCGGCAGCAGCCGTCCGAGGCGCGCCAGCGCAAGCCCGCCGATCTCGACGGTGGTCGCGGTTCGCACGTCCCGCGGGTCGATCGAGAACCGGCCCTTGGCCATCGCCAGGTGCAGAATCTGCTCGGGGCCCTCCCCGTTCAGCGAGAGGCTCATGCCGCGAGCCCCTTCCATGGCGGCGGTGGGAACGAGCCCCATCGATGTGGCGCGGTGGCGCGTCACCACGAGGCGCAACTGCCCCTCCCCGCGCAACGTCTCCAACGCCGCGTCGGTCAGTCCATCGACCGAGGCGATCAGCGCGGCGCGCTCACCCGCCGCCGTGATGTACACCGACCTGCCCTGCCGCAGGTCGAACAGTGCGCGTTCCGAGTCGTACATTCCCATGCGTCACAGTCGTTACGGTGGTTTACTCTGCTGCTACTCTAACAGCCCTTGGCAAGCCGTCCGCCCGAACCGATGCGCGCCGCCGCCGCCAACGAGGGTACGCGGCTCGACGAGCAAGCTGCCTGGAGCCTGGTGCGCACAGTCCGTCCAGGTGCCCGCACCCTCGCGCAAGTGCATGATTCCAGAACGGATGTGTCGCTGCAAGTGTATCCCTCCGGCGCATGGGACACACCAGCGCGGTTGACCGAGGAGGCGCGCCAGGTCCTGGATCTGTTCCTCCCGCTCCAACTGCAGTCCGACCTCGTCATCGCCCAGGCCGGGCAGAGTCTCGACGGCCGCATCGCCACCGACAGCGGACATTCGCACTACGTGACCGGTCCGCGGGACATACTACGCCTCCATCGATTGCGCGCCCTCGTCGATGCCGTGATCGTGGGGGCCGGAACCATCGCGGCCGACGATTCGAGGCTGACCGTGCGAGAAGCCGAGGGTGACAACCCGGTACGAGTCGTCATCGACCCGAACGGCCGCCTCGACCGGTCGCGACAGGTCTTCCGAGACGGAGCGGCACCGACCGTGGTGATCCGGCGGAGCCGGCAGGAGGATCCGGAGCGACGCCGCGCCGAGCGTGAGGCCTCCGCGCGCCCGTGCCTCGCGCCGGGCGGCGACACGGCCATCGACCTGCCCGCCGGCCCGTCCGGAACCATCGACCCGCACGACGTGCTGGCGGCGCTTCGGGACCGCGGCTGCCGCCGCTTCCTGATCGAGGGCGGCGGGGTTACCGTGTCGAGATTCCTGGATGCCGGCGCGGTGGACCGGCTGCACGTCGCGGTCGCGCCCCTGCTCATCGGATCGGGCCGGCCGGCCTTCACCCTGGCGCCGATCGCGACCCTGGAGCAGGCGATCCGCCCCGCGTGCAGGGTGTTCCGTCTGGGCGAAGACGTCCTCTTCGACCTCGATCTGCGCGCGCCGATCAGGCCGGCAACGCCAGCAGATCCAGGTGGCCGACCGTGAGCCCGAAACGGCCGCTCTCGATCGTCGCTCGCCGGCGTTCCGCCCAGGCCCGTACGCGCGCGGCGCCGCCACAATCCGCACCGTCGCCGGGCACGTCCCCGAGCTCGTCCGCCGCCGCGGATTCCCAGCCGTCCACGAGCGCCTCCGCCAGCGCCGCGTCGTCCGGTCCGAGCCGCCACGGGCTCTGCAACGACCAGGCGCGGTAGCCCGCTTCGCGGAACAGGGTTTCCGCCATCAGACCGGCCATCGGACCGAGCGCCGGGCCGAGCCCCTTGTCCCGCCGCTGATGGGAGTTCACCGCCCGCCGGACGAGTGCGTCGTCCGGATCGTCCGCCGGCCGGCGGCCGTCCGCCGCCGTCCACTGAATCGTCCCGTCGTAGGTCAGGGCGAACAGCGCCGCGCAACGGGCGTCGCGGCAGGCTTCGGCCAGCCCGCGCAGCCAGTCTCTGGACACCAGATCGAGGAGCGCCGAGCCGGTCGCTAGGTCGACGTCCGAGTCGCGGATCGCCTCGAGTCCGGCGTCGGCCAGATCGCCCACGAAGCGCTTCACCTCCACCCCGTCCGGCGCCGTCGCGCGCTTGAGCAGGTCCCCATCGCGGTCGACCAGCGTCCAGCGCCCCACCCCCGGCAGCCGCGGGGCCAGGTACCGCAGATTCGAGCCCGTTCCGCTGCCCAGGTCGACGACGCGCGTCCAGCCCCCCGCGCGCCAGGCCGGCGCCAGGAGGGACATCGCGGCGGCCGACCGCGACCGGTGGTCGACCGGCTCGCGCAGCGCGAGCCACGCCGGATCGAACGTCTCGCTCATATCGCCGGCGAGTCCTCGTAGGCGTTCGTCAGCTCGCCGACGCCGTCGATGCGCACCGTCACGACGTCGCCGTCCCGCAGCGAGCCGACACCCACGGACGTACCGCACGCGATGACGTCGCCCGGCTCCAGGGTCAGGTCGAACGACAGCCGGCTGATCAGATCCGCCGGACTGAAAACCATGTCCGTAACCGGATAGTTCTGGCGCTCCTGACCGTTGACCTCGGTTCGCACGCGCAGCGCCGACGGATCGAGGCCCGTCGCCACCGCGGGGCCGAGGACCCCGAACGTGTCGGCCGCCTTCGACCGCGTCCACTGCGGAAAGCTCGGATCCTTCTTCAGCAGCCCGATCGCCGTCACGTCGTTGACGCACGTGCAGCCGAACAGCGCCTCCAGCGCCTCGGCCGGCGCCGCGTTGCGGCAGGTCCGGCCGATCACCAGGCCGAGCTCGCCTTCGAAGATGATCTTGCCGTCGTAGCCCCGCGGGCGCCGGATTGGCCGCCCGGGCCCGTTCAGCGACGTGTTGGCCTTGATGAAGTAGAGCGGCTCGGCCGGCACGCTGCCGCCCATCTTCTCGATCAGGGCGTGGAAGTTGTTGGCGAGGCCGACGATCTTGCCCGGCGCGACCGGGGCCAGCAGCTCGACCTCGGCGCGGGGAATACCGGCGCCGGCCGGTGCGTGGCGGCCGAACGGGTCGCCCTCGTGCGGCGTGACGACGCCGTCCTCGAGCGTCCCGAATCCGGTGCCGCCGTCGTGCAGAAACCGTACCCAGTGCATCGTCACCTCATGTCCTCATCGCGTCCCCGTCGTCGTGCGCCGGCGCCGCCGCCCTGCTTCGCGAACCGGTCGCGTCGGGCGCCAGGGCCAGAAGCTGCGTCTCGAACGTCCGTGCCGCCGCCGTCCAATCGGGCAGCGCCGACGCGTGGCGGCGGGCCCCCGCCGCAAGCCCGGCCCGGCGGGCCGCACCGGGGCCCGGCGCCTTCCCGGCTGCCGTTGCCGTCTGCGTCTCTTCCGAGTCCAGCAGCGATCCGAGCGCCGACGCCAGCGCCGCGTCGTCGCCCGGCGGCACCAGCAACGCGGCGTCCCCCGGCAGCGTATGGGGGATCGCGCCGCCGGTCGTGCTCACCACCGGCAGCCCGCGGACCAGCGCTTCGGTCAGCACCATGCCGTACCCCTCGTAGTGCGACGCGAGAACGAAGAGCGAGCTGGCGGCGTAGATGCGGTCCAGGGCCGCACGCTCGCATTCTCCGGCGAAGCGGACGCGCCCGGCAAGCCCGCGCTCCTCCGCCAGCGCCCGCACCCGCCGCGCATGGTCGGGCGCCCGTTCCAGACTCCCGGCACAGACGCATCGCCACGACAGATCGCGGAGCCGCGCGAGAGCCCGCACCAGCACGTCGTGCCCCTTGCGCGGAACCACCGACGCCACCGAGAGCAACTGCGGCGGCTCGCCCGGCGCCGGTCCGGCCGCGGGCGGCGCCGGATCCGTCCCCGGCGGCGCGACACGCACCCGGGCCGCGTCCACCTCGAAGCGCCCGAGACCGC from Acidobacteriota bacterium includes:
- a CDS encoding RibD family protein; translated protein: MRAAAANEGTRLDEQAAWSLVRTVRPGARTLAQVHDSRTDVSLQVYPSGAWDTPARLTEEARQVLDLFLPLQLQSDLVIAQAGQSLDGRIATDSGHSHYVTGPRDILRLHRLRALVDAVIVGAGTIAADDSRLTVREAEGDNPVRVVIDPNGRLDRSRQVFRDGAAPTVVIRRSRQEDPERRRAEREASARPCLAPGGDTAIDLPAGPSGTIDPHDVLAALRDRGCRRFLIEGGGVTVSRFLDAGAVDRLHVAVAPLLIGSGRPAFTLAPIATLEQAIRPACRVFRLGEDVLFDLDLRAPIRPATPADPGGRP
- a CDS encoding FkbM family methyltransferase, giving the protein MRGEDRRPAAPRSHRNRSSSLPTPRSPQPGTCRVSALRRAAGLARSLLVYHAIPGRQRRLRRLYRQFVTPGDLVFDLGAHVGNRTRAFRALGCRVVALDPQPDCARLLRAVFRRARGVTVVESAVGATDGRLQLTINERHPTLSTAADGWRAERERDPRFANIRWNHTVTVACTTLDGLIARFGEPAFVKVDVEGSEPDVLAGLGRPLASLSFEYLPGALDAVRACVARLSSLGRYRYNWSPGESFELAGPDWLTGDRLAAVLATAAAQRRSGDVYARLDEGDGGR
- a CDS encoding creatininase family protein codes for the protein MPDDPIPHWQSLTGPEAAQFARRDPVLVLPLAAIEQHGPHLPLSTDADIGRGLLARAMTRLPADFPVRVLPPLPIGASTEHAHAGLAGTLHVESGDLAAVIVRLGAALAGYGVRRLVLSNSHGGNRHAMETAGLQLRREHGLLVVKATYFSFAPAPDVDLPDSEWRHGLHGGAVETAMMLHLHPDRVRTEQVARFASLGQELEAAGSGILPEGSAAFAWVAGDLNPRGVTGDARLATGEMGRRLVEHYGDTLAAIIRDTRAFPVERLA
- a CDS encoding sulfatase-like hydrolase/transferase; protein product: MSADASRPARAPGLRRPRVAPRDALRHLGAWVAVAGAILLLNLSLTFRNVWPTLAVRPTAEVSPDLAAAILGLVCLRWWTGRVSARFLRGAAVVWVLLLAGRYVDVTTRALYGRDVNPYWDLRHVPSVGAMFATVAEPWQMALFLGTAVAAPVAVYAAARWCVGRIARAVEAPAGRRLLGAAAGLLAALFAAEQAGWRPVERLRFADPVASAYAREAYELAYEMSGAGVAALGPPPVLRSDLSRVAGADVLLVFMESYGVVSWERPAFVEALAASRAQLTADIRDTAREVVSARVESTTFGGESWLAHISLLSGTEVRDDRSNVRLMAQERDTLVTVFQRGGYRALAIAPGLLVPWPEGAFYGFDEIYDHDRLDYRGPPFGWWSINDQYALARVDRLEIEPRDREPRFVFFTTITTHAPFTPAPPYQPDWERVVSARPYDDDELWAAWSEQPDWMNLGPSYVQALRYAYATVGGYLRLRGDRDLVMILVGDHQPPALVSGEGASWDVPVHVVASRPALLDRLRGSGFADGLPPGGATLARMDALLPLLLDAFGDAEDSGERMVP
- a CDS encoding methyltransferase domain-containing protein; protein product: MTARFDPTHVQRYYDRHTATFLRYGQGGGAGAIHRAVWGPGVESREAAFHYVEDRIADQLRAALPAGTEPSVVDLGCGVGGSLCYLAGRLPIRGAGVTLSPLQARLATERIHAAGLHDRIRCLEGDYADPGLALPAADLAYAIESFVHGPDPAGFFAQCARVVRPGGLLLICDDVRRAGGGAAARRSIERFRRGWRINTLPDRETLRALAAEAGFEHRSTDDLTPFLETGRPRDRAIALLAALVGWLPVDARLGHLTGGSALRTCLRRGWIGYDLALFRRAGGPATAHA
- a CDS encoding AAA family ATPase, whose translation is MAESELLRLQRIAVDGLFGTYNHDIHLKLEDRVTLLHGPNGVGKTVVLGMVDALLRRRLGYIRGIPFSRFFLEFRDGSTVEVTATGEEPGGGYKLRLFTQGRPHSASLDELSPAGRIAAKIDYLRPHPGTADAWIDMRDDLVLDASEVVSRYSEGDTDGEQTIWFDKFLGHARAHFIEAQRLVRTDLSAFSRFGYRRSLRREPPIFAVDECSEHFRRRIADKMVQYGRESQALDQSFPQRLISATDELAVDELKERMSELDRKTEELKRIGVLDETPTHPFPVDKLGDMDTARIRVMTLYIQDTERKLQVLEDLARRVHVLLDNVNQKYRHKRIALDREHGFVARSGMGQDLALRALSSGEQQELVLHYDLLFRVRSNTIVLVDEPELSLHVAWQKRFLPDLLKIVELSNFDVLVATHSPYVVGDRDDLMVALGDPA
- a CDS encoding DUF4435 domain-containing protein, with product MPTGHKDPGTIASEIKMMRTEHAGAFLVVEGVTDMRFWRPRRCEECELVDGEGKHNVIGGIRRLDGERIDGVLGIVDDDCDSLMDVDFGTPNVVGTDGHDLECLLCRSSAFEKVLAEYGDESKIGRFERDAGTDVRGALLERALVFGRLRFAALRDGLDIDSSAIRVPRFVDVETCAVDEQGLLHAVVKDGSTCDEEVVERCIGQLPVADPWRVVRGHDMARILRIGLGRVLGNVGAGVGQEHISSILRSGFTPADLQATTLWTDMRAWEAGNHPFRILQD
- the ribA gene encoding GTP cyclohydrolase II RibA — its product is MYDSERALFDLRQGRSVYITAAGERAALIASVDGLTDAALETLRGEGQLRLVVTRHRATSMGLVPTAAMEGARGMSLSLNGEGPEQILHLAMAKGRFSIDPRDVRTATTVEIGGLALARLGRLLPAVVSVAADARDSVPLRDRIASGATLSVTSAQIEEMARSVDVRVTQVSEGPVPLAEAEYARFVFFREAHGLLGHVAVLVGRQGDWPDPVPVRIHSACLTGDLFGSLRCDCGEQLRGSLRHFARSGGGVLLYMGQEGRDIGLANKLRAYTLQEHGLDTVDADGVLGFGADEREYVAAVAMLKELDVKRVLLLTNNPAKMDALQSGGIEVYDRRPLYGTLNRHNLPYVKAKLQRAGHWLEDMLSGAPPTK